TTTTTTCATGAAAATTCCTTTATGACTACACTTCATGCCCCCAGTAGGCAGTATTCCTAGCCAAGCCCATAACTATCCACATGGACAACTTCCAAACGGCCATTTCTTTTGCCGTTCGGGTACATTCGTTCACCAAGTGGCTACATTCCCATTCCAAGCAGCTAATAATTATTCACCCTCAGGCGTCCCTCTGAAGCTCGTAGTCACGTTGAGAGGGTTTTCAGCGAGTCGCCTTCCCCCACCCTGTAAACTGGTAGGTAGGTGCGCCGGGAAGTCTGGTCGGCAATGCCATTGTCGAACCCAAAAGTCCCTCGGTAACACGCTGAGACCTTTGCACCACTGAAAGGGCGTTCCCGCCCATGAGTTCCTCATCAACACCTCGCATCTTCGGTCGCGGAAGCTACTCCGAATTTGTTCGCATCAACAACATCCTTCGCTCTGAAACGGTTGGCGGAGCCTTGCTGCTTGCCGCCACCGTAATCGCCTTGGTCTGGGCAAACTCCCCCATCGCGGAGAGCTACTTCAATCTCCGCGACTTCAAGATCGGCCCCGAGTGGCTTCACTTGAATCTGAGCCTGGGCGGCTGGGCGTCCGACGGGCTCCTCGCCATCTTCTTCTTCGTAGCGGGCCTGGAGCTCAAACGTGAATTCGTGGCCGGGGATCTTCGCAATCCGGCTCGGGCAATAGTCCCTATTACGGCAGCAGTAGGTGGGGTTATTGTCCCCGCGCTGTTCTTTGTGGCAGTCAACTGGGCCGCCGGCCCGGAAGTCCTCAAGGGTTGGGCCATTCCCACTGCTACGGACATTGCCTTCGCACTCGCTGTATTGGCCGTCATCAGCACCCACCTGCCCACCGCACTGCGCACCTTCTTGCTGACCCTTGCTGTTGTGGACGATCTCATTGCGATCGCCATCATTGCCGTCTTTTACCCGAGCGAGATGAACTATGGATTCCTGGCCTTGGCCGCCCTGCCCCTGCTCGCGTTCACGTGGCTGGTTCAGAAACGAATCCGCTCTTGGTACCTGCTGCTTCCACTCGCCCTCGCCACCTGGGCTCTGGTCCACGCATCCGGAATCCACGCCACAGTCGCTGGTGTTTTGCTCGGCTTCGCAGTACCTGTGATCCGTTCTGCGAAGGCTGGTGGTCCGGATGCGGGACCAGGAATGGCCGAACACTTTGAACACCTCATGCGCCCTATTTCCGCGGGCTTTGCAGTGCCAGTCTTTGCTTTCTTCTCCGCCGGTGTTGCCTTGGGCGGCATGGCCGGGCTGAGGTCTGCGTTCACCGACACTGTTGCGTTGGGTATCCTCGGGGCCCTGATTCTCGGTAAGTTTATGGGTGTCCTTGGCGCCACGTGGCTTGTCACGAAGACCACCAAAGCCACGCTCGACGAGGGTCTGGCGTGGATCGATGTTGTCGGCCTGGCACTCTTGGCCGGGGTCGGCTTCACGGTTTCGCTACTGATCAGTGAGCTCAGCTTCGGTGATGACAGCCCGCATTACAGCCACGCAAAAGTCGCTATTCTCGCAGGCTCTCTGGCCTCGGCGCTGCTGGCCACCGTGGTGCTGCGCATAAGAAACAAGCATTACCGCCAACTCGCTGAACTTGAAAGCCGCGATGACGATGGTGACGGCATCCCTGACGTCTATCAGCAAGACTGATCTCCGTGAACAAACCCCTGCACCGAATCACCGTGGCCCTGGCCGCGGCTTACCTCCTCGCAGTTATCCTGATCGTCTTCTGGCCCACTCCCGTAGATCGCCCGGCCGCGGGCGCGCTCCACGAGGTGCTGTCATGGCTCTATCGCCACGGGGTGCCTAGGTTCATCAACTACAACGTGGTCGAGTTCTCGGCCAATATCGTCATGTTCATCCCTCTGGGGATCATCGCATCTTCCTACTTCAAGAATGCAGTGGTTGGGGTCATTTTGGGCGCGCTCAGCTCGTGTTTGATCGAGCTGGGCCAGGCGCTGATGTTGCCGGACAGGTACGCCACAGGATTAGACGTCCTGGCAAACACCATGGGTGCCGGTCTTGGGGCCTTCTCTTACTTCCTTGCTATGTCCCGCTCGGGTAATCCACAGCATTCCTCATTGACGGAATCCCATCTCCCACCCAATGCCAGAATTGTGAGCTACGCCACGTCAAGTGGGGCCAAATAGCCTCTTGGCCAACCGTTTAGCCAGTTGGTTTTCCTGATTTTTCCTGACGTTTTTTCACAGCAAATCTTCGTTAGGATGCTATCG
The Arthrobacter alpinus genome window above contains:
- the nhaA gene encoding Na+/H+ antiporter NhaA, translated to MSSSSTPRIFGRGSYSEFVRINNILRSETVGGALLLAATVIALVWANSPIAESYFNLRDFKIGPEWLHLNLSLGGWASDGLLAIFFFVAGLELKREFVAGDLRNPARAIVPITAAVGGVIVPALFFVAVNWAAGPEVLKGWAIPTATDIAFALAVLAVISTHLPTALRTFLLTLAVVDDLIAIAIIAVFYPSEMNYGFLALAALPLLAFTWLVQKRIRSWYLLLPLALATWALVHASGIHATVAGVLLGFAVPVIRSAKAGGPDAGPGMAEHFEHLMRPISAGFAVPVFAFFSAGVALGGMAGLRSAFTDTVALGILGALILGKFMGVLGATWLVTKTTKATLDEGLAWIDVVGLALLAGVGFTVSLLISELSFGDDSPHYSHAKVAILAGSLASALLATVVLRIRNKHYRQLAELESRDDDGDGIPDVYQQD
- a CDS encoding VanZ family protein, giving the protein MNKPLHRITVALAAAYLLAVILIVFWPTPVDRPAAGALHEVLSWLYRHGVPRFINYNVVEFSANIVMFIPLGIIASSYFKNAVVGVILGALSSCLIELGQALMLPDRYATGLDVLANTMGAGLGAFSYFLAMSRSGNPQHSSLTESHLPPNARIVSYATSSGAK